One part of the Polycyclovorans algicola TG408 genome encodes these proteins:
- a CDS encoding sigma-54-dependent transcriptional regulator, protein MPSSTPARRVLIVDDEADLCELLEITLSRMGLQTRAVGSVAAARAQLAEQAFDFCITDMRLPDGSGLDLVHHLHGHYPDLPVAVITAHGNTELAVESLKAGAFDFVSKPVDLSVLRRLVHDALALCPQGAAPDTEDPTLLGTHPSMVALRALVQRLGRSQAPVHISGESGTGKELVARQIHRCSARAKAPFVPVNCGAIPPDLMESEFFGHLKGAFTGAVRDKAGFFQAAEGGTLFLDEVADLPLAMQVKLLRALQERQVRPVGAELEQPVNVRIISATHQRLDEAVQRGHFRQDLYYRLNVIEVHAPALRDHAQDIPALVEHGLALLTARHGLPQVPAVTRAALDALCAYPFPGNVRELENILERALTLSDGGAIDAHDLQLRPATLSARAAPTATKPEPEAMVAEDASLGDQVEAIERRAIVDALQRARFNKTRAAALLGMSFRALRYRIKKLKIDA, encoded by the coding sequence ATGCCCTCTTCAACCCCTGCCCGCCGCGTGCTGATCGTCGACGATGAAGCCGACCTGTGCGAACTGCTGGAAATCACCCTGTCGCGCATGGGCCTGCAGACCCGGGCCGTCGGCAGCGTGGCGGCGGCGCGCGCACAACTGGCCGAGCAGGCGTTTGATTTCTGCATCACCGACATGCGCCTGCCCGATGGCAGCGGGCTGGATTTGGTGCATCACCTGCACGGCCACTATCCCGATCTGCCGGTGGCGGTCATCACCGCCCATGGCAACACCGAGTTGGCCGTGGAAAGCCTCAAGGCCGGCGCTTTTGATTTTGTCAGCAAGCCGGTGGATCTGAGCGTGCTGCGCCGGCTGGTGCACGATGCACTGGCCCTGTGTCCGCAAGGCGCCGCGCCCGATACCGAAGACCCAACGCTGCTCGGCACCCACCCGAGCATGGTGGCGCTGCGCGCGCTGGTCCAGCGGCTGGGGCGCTCGCAGGCACCGGTGCACATCAGCGGCGAATCCGGCACCGGCAAGGAGTTGGTGGCGCGGCAGATTCACCGTTGCAGTGCCCGCGCCAAGGCGCCGTTCGTGCCGGTCAACTGCGGGGCCATTCCACCCGATCTGATGGAGAGCGAATTCTTCGGCCACCTGAAAGGCGCCTTCACCGGCGCCGTGCGCGACAAGGCCGGCTTTTTCCAGGCTGCCGAGGGCGGCACGTTGTTCCTCGATGAAGTGGCCGACCTGCCGCTGGCCATGCAGGTGAAATTGCTGCGCGCCCTGCAAGAGCGGCAAGTGCGCCCGGTTGGCGCCGAGCTGGAGCAGCCGGTCAACGTGCGCATCATCTCGGCCACCCACCAGAGGCTGGACGAGGCCGTGCAGCGTGGTCATTTTCGACAAGACCTTTACTACCGGCTCAATGTCATCGAGGTCCATGCGCCGGCGCTGCGCGATCACGCACAAGACATTCCCGCGCTGGTTGAACACGGACTGGCGCTGCTCACCGCGCGGCATGGATTGCCACAGGTTCCCGCAGTCACTCGCGCTGCGCTGGACGCGCTGTGCGCTTACCCGTTTCCCGGCAATGTGCGCGAGCTGGAGAACATTCTCGAGCGCGCATTGACGCTGAGCGATGGCGGTGCGATTGACGCCCACGATCTGCAGCTCCGGCCTGCCACGCTTTCGGCCCGCGCCGCACCGACAGCAACCAAGCCGGAACCCGAGGCCATGGTCGCCGAAGACGCGTCGCTGGGCGATCAGGTCGAGGCCATCGAGCGCCGCGCGATTGTCGATGCCCTGCAGCGCGCACGCTTCAACAAGACCCGTGCCGCCGCGCTGCTGGGGATGAGCTTTCGTGCGCTGCGCTACCGGATCAAAAAGCTCAAGATAGACGCATAA
- a CDS encoding sensor histidine kinase: protein MPPVILRSGGIEDWRALRALTLYRLVLIGALLGSLEFGISLQVFEQVDAALFRQVSQAYAIAALLMLAAVLYRTPRSSLQMGVQFVVDALGVAALVYATGGIQSGLGILLITPMIVAALILSPRMALVCASFGSLLMFGEEFYRHMGRPLSTPDITSTGVLGLMLFASTAAASTVAARARRSEEKAVQAGTELADLSQLNESIIGTMQTGVVVVDADGTLRLANQAARHFLGTPTTDQHTLHRVAPALAQAWQVWRGGSALAQGPIAIPGHDREVVPRFSPLGQGPRRATLILLDDAWQLQEQARQLKLAALGRLSAGIAHEIRNPLSAITQAGQLLAEDARLAPDQHKLLDMIQRHGARIDRIVRDVLDLARPHDHALPVIDLDRSVEQALVAYREQPQTTEQTIQLHPARVPRQVRCDPAHLQQVLHNLWENAAEHAPGQPVDVLSGRDNRGNTWLDICDSGPGIDRAMRERIFEPFVTTSPRGIGLGLYLSRELCELNQAQLRYLDQPRGTRFRIRFASTPP, encoded by the coding sequence ATGCCACCAGTAATCCTGCGCAGCGGCGGAATCGAAGACTGGCGCGCGCTGCGGGCACTGACCCTTTACCGACTGGTGCTAATCGGCGCACTGCTGGGCTCGCTGGAATTCGGCATCAGCCTGCAGGTTTTCGAGCAGGTCGACGCCGCGCTGTTTCGACAGGTCAGCCAGGCCTACGCCATCGCTGCCCTGCTGATGCTGGCCGCCGTGCTCTACCGCACACCGCGCAGCAGCCTGCAGATGGGCGTGCAGTTTGTGGTCGATGCGCTGGGCGTGGCGGCGCTGGTCTATGCCACGGGTGGCATCCAGAGCGGCCTGGGCATTCTGCTGATCACCCCAATGATCGTGGCGGCGCTGATTCTCAGTCCGCGCATGGCCCTGGTCTGCGCCTCATTCGGCAGCCTGCTGATGTTTGGCGAGGAGTTTTATCGCCATATGGGACGGCCTTTGTCGACGCCCGACATCACCAGTACCGGCGTGCTTGGCCTGATGCTGTTCGCCAGCACCGCCGCAGCCTCAACCGTCGCCGCGCGAGCGCGGCGCAGTGAAGAGAAAGCCGTGCAGGCCGGCACCGAGCTGGCCGACCTGTCGCAGCTCAATGAAAGCATCATCGGCACCATGCAAACCGGCGTGGTCGTGGTCGACGCCGACGGCACCTTGCGGCTTGCCAACCAGGCGGCGCGACATTTTCTGGGCACCCCGACCACCGACCAGCACACGCTGCATCGGGTTGCGCCCGCGCTGGCCCAGGCGTGGCAGGTGTGGCGCGGCGGCAGCGCACTGGCGCAGGGGCCCATCGCCATTCCCGGGCATGACCGCGAAGTGGTGCCGCGCTTTTCGCCGCTGGGACAGGGGCCGCGCCGGGCGACGCTGATCCTGCTCGATGACGCCTGGCAGCTTCAGGAACAAGCGCGGCAACTCAAACTCGCAGCATTGGGACGGCTGAGCGCCGGCATTGCGCACGAAATTCGCAACCCGCTGTCGGCCATCACCCAGGCCGGCCAGTTGTTGGCCGAAGACGCCCGACTGGCACCTGATCAGCACAAGCTGCTGGACATGATTCAGCGCCATGGCGCGCGCATCGACCGTATCGTCCGTGATGTGCTCGACTTGGCGCGCCCGCACGACCATGCCCTGCCAGTGATCGACCTTGACCGCAGCGTCGAGCAGGCACTGGTGGCGTATCGCGAACAGCCGCAAACCACTGAGCAGACCATTCAACTTCACCCGGCTCGGGTCCCACGTCAGGTGCGTTGCGACCCGGCGCACCTGCAGCAGGTGCTGCACAACCTTTGGGAGAACGCCGCCGAACACGCGCCCGGACAGCCGGTGGACGTCCTCAGCGGTCGCGACAACCGCGGCAACACCTGGCTGGACATCTGCGACAGCGGTCCCGGCATCGACAGGGCGATGCGCGAGCGCATTTTTGAACCGTTCGTCACCACCTCGCCGCGCGGCATCGGTCTTGGGCTGTATCTGTCGCGCGAACTCTGCGAGCTTAACCAGGCCCAGCTGCGCTACCTTGACCAGCCGCGCGGCACGCGTTTCCGCATCCGCTTCGCCAGCACACCGCCGTAA